The nucleotide sequence GACTCGGCGACCGGGGTCATGATCGAGCTGCACGCACCGACCGGTGGCGACGGGGGCCCGGACCGCGGCGCACTCGATCACCTGGCGTTCGGCGTCGCCTCGCGGGACACCCTCGACAGCTGGGCGGCGTGGCTGGACACCCTGTCGGTGCCGCACGAGGGCGTCGTCGACCGGACCGACCCGACCGACTACGCGACGCTGGAGTTCCGCGACCCGGACGGGATCGCGCTGGAGTTCATCTACTTCCCCGGCCGCGGCTGACTCACGGGTCCACACACACGAGGCCCCACGGCCGGTCGTCGACCCGGGTCATGACGACGGTCGCCCGCCTCGATCCGCGCCCGCGCAGCTTCCGGGCGATGGCGTCGACGTCACCGGCGAGGCCGCGGCGGCGCACGTCCACCGCGCCGACGTCGAGATCGCGCAGCAGCAGGGGCAGCCGCTTCTGGTCCCACGGCCGGGAGTCGATCACCCGCAGGGTGCGCGCGAAGGGTGTGCCGGGTGGCTCGTCGTCGGCGGTCAGGAACGCGATCCGCCGGTCGATCCGGGACGTTCCGGTGGTGCCGGCCAGCGCCGTCACCAGCCCGGCCCGGGTGACGGCCGGATTCGGGTCGAGCAGCCAACGGCCCGGCTCGACGACCGGCACGCCGGTGTCGCCGTCGTCCGGGTCGGGCTCGCCGGCCAGCACGTGTGCGGTGCCGTCGCCGGCGAGGACGCTCGCCCGGGTCCGATTCCCGGCCAGCGCGGGTGACCACAGCGCCGCCTCCTTCAGGTCCCGGCCGAGCGCGATGAACTCGAGCTCCCAGCCGGGCGGGACCACCGCGTGGTCGATGCCCGGCGCGGCCTTGATCCCGACGGCGTCGGTCCGGGCGGTGAGCCCGAGGCACCAGTCCAGCGGGGGCTCCGAGTCGCCGGTCCGCATCCGGCCGCCGGACGAACGACGGGCCGGATCGACGAAGACCCCGTCCACACCGGACAGGTCGGCGGCACGGACGTCCGACCGGACCGGGTGCAGGGTCCCGCCGTGCACCGCGACGTTGCGCCGGGCCATCCACAGGTGCACCGGGTCCAGGTCGACACCGGTCACCTCGCGCCCGGCGGCGAGCGCGCCGGCGTCACCGCCGATCCCGCAGCACAGGTCTGCCAGGTGGCCGCGTCCGGCGTAGCGGGCGGCCCGGTGGCGGGCGATCACCTCCGAGGAGGCCTGCTCCAGTCCGTCCCGGGTGAACCACATCGACCCGGCGCGGGCGAACTTCGGGCCGGCCCGGTCGCGCAGGTCGGCGAGCGCCATCGCGTCGGCGACCAGGGAGGCGTCGTGCTCGCGGCGCAGCGCGGTACCGATCCGCAGGGCCGCGGTGCCGGAGCGGTCGGTACCCGCCAGCCGGTCCAGCAGGGCGGTTCCCTCCGGGCCGGCGAGCCGGTCCAGCCACGCGGTCTGCTCGTGCTCCACGGCGACCACCTTCCCGGACGGCGGGGGACCGGCTGCGTCCCGGGTTCCGGATCGCGCGTACCGTCGGTCCGGGTTCGGGGAACAGGGGGGATCGTGGTCGAGCAGGACGGCCGCGTCCCCGGTGTACCGGCGCGAGGCGCCCGGCTTCCCCGCGAGATCTACGTACTGGTCGGGGCGTCGTTCGCGATCGCCATCGGGTTCGGTCTGGTCGCTCCGGTGCTGCCGGCGTTCGTCCGGTCCTTCGACGTCGGGATCACCGCGGCGTCGGCGGTGATCAGCGTCTTCGCGCTCTCCCGGCTGCTGTTCGCACCGATGGCCGGGTCGGTGGTCAGCCGGTTCGGCGAGCTCCCGGTCTTCGTCTGGGGCCTCGCCGTGGTCGCCGCGACGACCGGCGGACTGGCGTTCGCGACCGCCTACTGGCAGCTGATCGCGTTGCGGCTGATCGCCGGTGTCGGCTCCACGATGTTCACGATCTCGGCGGTGTCGCTGCTGGTCCGGCTGTCCCCGGCGGCCCAGCGCGGGCGCGCCACCAGCCTGTGGGCGACCGGATTCCTGCTCGGCAACATCGCGGGCCCGCTGCTCGGCGGGACGCTCGCCGCGATCGACATCCGTGCGCCGTTCCTGATCTACGCCGGGCTGCTCGTGCTGGTGCTCACCGTCGGCGGGCGGATGCTGCGCAGCCCGGACGGGCCGGTACCGGAGGAGGCGGCGCCGAGCGCCCGGTTCCGGGACGTGCTGCCGAACCGGGCCTACCGGGCGGCGCTGGTGGGGAACTTCGCGAACGGCTGGGCGGTGTTCGGCGTCCGGATCGCGCTGGTGCCGCTGGTGGTGGTCGAGTCGCTCGGCCGGGAGGACGCGTTCGGCGGCATCGCGCTCGCGGTGTTCGCCGCCGGGAACGCGCTGACCCTGCTGCCGGGGGGCCGGATCGCCGACCGGCTCGGGCGGCGTCCGCCGCTGATCACCGGGCTCGCCGTGTCCGGAGCGGCGACCGCGCTGCTCGGCTACACCGCCTCGCCGTGGCTGTTCCTGGTGCTGTCGCTGGTCGCCGGGTTGGGCAGCGGGCTGCTCAACCCGCCGTTGAACGCCGCGGTGGCCGACGTGATCGGCGAGCGTGGCCGGGGCGGGTCGGTGCTCGCCGGGTTCCAGATGTCGGCCGATCTCGGCGCGATCAGCGGGCCGCTGATCGCGGGTGCACTCGCCGAGGGCGTCGGGTACGGGCCGGCGTTCGCGCTCACCGGCGTGTTGTCGCTGGCGGCGGCGCTGGTGTGGTGGCGGGCACCGGAGACCCTGCCGGGCCGGGGCGCCGCCGCCCGCTGAGCCGGGCCGGCCGGCGGGTCACGCACGGCGCACTCGGGTACACCCGGACGGGGCCCACCACGTGCCACCCGCTGTTCACAGCCGTTCACCGTGGCCCCCGGATTCCCGCCCGCCCCGCGCCGGCGACCGCTCACCGACGCCCGACGGCCCTGAGGCCCCGCGGTGGGGGACGCCCGTCCGGGTGAGCTCACCGCACCGTCGGGTGGCTCGCGTGGTCGATGGGCGCGGTCCGCACATAGCGTCCGCGATATCGGACAAGCCGGACACGGACGGGGACGGATCGGAGCCATGAGGCGCGGACTCGCACGACGCACAGTGATCGGCACGACGGCGGTCGTGACAGCGAGTGTTCTCGCTTTCACCGGGAGCGGGATCGCGCTCGCCGATGGGGCGAGCGTGCCACCGGAACGGACACCCGCCGTGTCCGGGCAGTGGTCCGACGACGGCAGCGGGCAGGCCGGGGTCTCGGGGTCCGCGCTGCGCGATGGCTCGTGGCTGCGCGGCGCCGAGGCCGACGGTGCCGATCCGGCCGACCCGGCTGCGGATCCCGCCGACCGGACCGATCCGGGCGGGGCACCGGCCGATCCGGCCGATCCGGCCGATCCGGCGCCGGCCGGTACCGCGGCGGCCACGGGCCCGGCTACCGGTCCCGCCGCCGGTCCCGCGGATCCTGTGGACCCGGCCGCGGATCCCGCCGATCCGGCCGGTGCCGCGAGTCCCGTC is from Pseudonocardia autotrophica and encodes:
- a CDS encoding MFS transporter yields the protein MVEQDGRVPGVPARGARLPREIYVLVGASFAIAIGFGLVAPVLPAFVRSFDVGITAASAVISVFALSRLLFAPMAGSVVSRFGELPVFVWGLAVVAATTGGLAFATAYWQLIALRLIAGVGSTMFTISAVSLLVRLSPAAQRGRATSLWATGFLLGNIAGPLLGGTLAAIDIRAPFLIYAGLLVLVLTVGGRMLRSPDGPVPEEAAPSARFRDVLPNRAYRAALVGNFANGWAVFGVRIALVPLVVVESLGREDAFGGIALAVFAAGNALTLLPGGRIADRLGRRPPLITGLAVSGAATALLGYTASPWLFLVLSLVAGLGSGLLNPPLNAAVADVIGERGRGGSVLAGFQMSADLGAISGPLIAGALAEGVGYGPAFALTGVLSLAAALVWWRAPETLPGRGAAAR
- a CDS encoding THUMP-like domain-containing protein, which gives rise to MEHEQTAWLDRLAGPEGTALLDRLAGTDRSGTAALRIGTALRREHDASLVADAMALADLRDRAGPKFARAGSMWFTRDGLEQASSEVIARHRAARYAGRGHLADLCCGIGGDAGALAAGREVTGVDLDPVHLWMARRNVAVHGGTLHPVRSDVRAADLSGVDGVFVDPARRSSGGRMRTGDSEPPLDWCLGLTARTDAVGIKAAPGIDHAVVPPGWELEFIALGRDLKEAALWSPALAGNRTRASVLAGDGTAHVLAGEPDPDDGDTGVPVVEPGRWLLDPNPAVTRAGLVTALAGTTGTSRIDRRIAFLTADDEPPGTPFARTLRVIDSRPWDQKRLPLLLRDLDVGAVDVRRRGLAGDVDAIARKLRGRGSRRATVVMTRVDDRPWGLVCVDP
- a CDS encoding VOC family protein — encoded protein: MGAGIERPAVTGFHHVSAVVTDVESSATWYQRVLGLQRLPMTFPHHGIGGSRYPVPDDEKAALLLDSATGVMIELHAPTGGDGGPDRGALDHLAFGVASRDTLDSWAAWLDTLSVPHEGVVDRTDPTDYATLEFRDPDGIALEFIYFPGRG